A single region of the Microthrixaceae bacterium genome encodes:
- a CDS encoding carboxylesterase family protein: MTTQQDHSTLTVDTAAGTVRGQWLDGVARFAGIPYAEAPVGALRFRAPQPRNPWQGVFDATEFGPIAPQNPSFMDLLFGLEPEPQSEDCLRLNIYTPDPGLSGDEALPVMFWIHGGAFEMGSGSTSIYDGTAFAKQGAVFVSINYRLGPLGFLELSGLDDEFLGSGNAGLLDQIEALRWVQTNIAGFGGDPDNVTVFGESAGSMSTSLLMSSSLTDGLFHRAICQSGGVNAARDLEFARTEGAEVMRLGGWSSVTEAQNAPLADLLAVHATIMAQRWGNPNATLAESGELLAAMAFRPVRDGHAVPTDPLAAIAQGAAAGVPLVIGHNRDEWRLFALLMPGAETEEQLVERATLLGADAATLIEAYRIDHPEASPAELECAIITDIVFRVPTAELAAAHSSHAPVWQYQFDWESPMLGAAHAVELPFVFSQLHDTRLAPLFGPEPPQQVADAMSNAWATFARDGIPSIASLDSWPHLPGNGSRPVVRFDVETTLDDNPLAASLAYWLRGANG; encoded by the coding sequence GGGCAGTGGCTCGACGGGGTCGCCCGATTCGCCGGCATCCCCTACGCCGAGGCGCCGGTCGGGGCGCTTCGCTTCCGTGCACCACAACCCCGAAACCCCTGGCAGGGCGTCTTCGACGCCACCGAATTCGGTCCGATCGCACCGCAGAACCCCTCGTTCATGGACCTGCTGTTCGGCCTCGAACCGGAACCGCAGAGCGAGGACTGCCTGAGGCTGAACATCTACACCCCCGATCCCGGACTCAGCGGCGACGAGGCACTGCCCGTCATGTTCTGGATTCACGGCGGCGCTTTCGAGATGGGCAGCGGGTCGACCTCGATCTACGACGGCACCGCGTTCGCCAAACAGGGGGCAGTGTTCGTCTCGATCAACTACCGCCTCGGCCCGCTCGGGTTCCTCGAACTCAGTGGTCTCGACGACGAGTTCCTCGGTTCCGGCAACGCCGGCCTACTCGACCAGATCGAGGCGCTGCGATGGGTGCAGACCAACATCGCCGGCTTCGGTGGCGACCCCGACAACGTGACCGTGTTCGGCGAGTCGGCCGGGTCGATGAGCACCTCGCTGCTCATGAGTTCCTCGCTCACCGACGGGCTCTTCCACCGAGCGATCTGTCAGTCCGGTGGCGTGAATGCCGCCCGCGACCTCGAATTCGCTAGGACCGAAGGTGCCGAGGTGATGCGCCTTGGCGGGTGGTCGAGCGTCACCGAAGCCCAGAACGCGCCCCTCGCCGACCTGCTCGCAGTCCACGCGACGATCATGGCCCAGCGATGGGGAAACCCCAACGCCACCCTCGCCGAATCGGGCGAACTTCTCGCTGCCATGGCCTTTCGACCGGTCCGCGACGGCCACGCCGTTCCGACCGACCCGCTGGCCGCGATCGCCCAAGGCGCCGCAGCCGGTGTCCCGCTGGTGATCGGACACAACCGCGACGAGTGGCGTCTGTTCGCGCTCCTCATGCCGGGCGCTGAGACCGAGGAACAACTCGTCGAGCGCGCCACCCTGCTCGGGGCCGACGCCGCCACCCTCATCGAGGCCTATCGCATCGATCATCCCGAGGCGTCACCCGCCGAGCTCGAATGCGCGATCATTACCGACATCGTCTTTCGAGTACCGACCGCCGAATTGGCTGCCGCACATTCGTCACACGCTCCGGTGTGGCAATACCAGTTCGATTGGGAGAGCCCGATGCTCGGGGCGGCACACGCGGTGGAGTTGCCGTTCGTGTTCTCGCAACTGCACGACACCCGCCTGGCGCCGCTGTTCGGACCCGAGCCACCTCAGCAGGTCGCCGATGCCATGTCGAACGCCTGGGCAACCTTCGCCCGTGACGGCATCCCCTCGATCGCATCACTCGACTCCTGGCCGCATCTGCCCGGCAACGGCTCGCGCCCGGTGGTGCGCTTCGATGTCGAGACCACGCTCGACGACAACCCGCTCGCGGCCTCGTTGGCCTATTGGCTGCGCGGGGCAAACGGCTAG